One window of Manihot esculenta cultivar AM560-2 chromosome 17, M.esculenta_v8, whole genome shotgun sequence genomic DNA carries:
- the LOC110604972 gene encoding uncharacterized protein LOC110604972 — MAVQDKEFLQWPRPMKTEANQRDPDKYCQYHRTHGHNTNNCFQLITEIERLIKRGHLKNFIKKPEGQRPQPNPAAQVPRKTGAGPVNDGSSGTINMIVGGTGGRMSHRGKKRSREGEGNSTEVMQVVEHTPMAITFSPEDAQGIQMPHDDALSLRPSFTTIG; from the coding sequence ATGGCTGTccaggacaaggagttccttCAATGGCCGAGGCCTATGAAAACGGAAGCAAACCAGCGCGACCCagacaaatattgtcagtaccatcgcACGCATGGCCACaacaccaataactgcttccagCTGATCACAGAAATCGAGAgactgataaaaagggggcacctcaaaaacttcataaagaAACCAGAGGGGCAGAGGCCCCAGCCCAATCCAGCAGCTCAAGTGCCAAGGAAAACGGGAGCTGGACCAgtaaatgatgggtccagtgggaccatcaacatgatcgttGGGGGAACAGGAGGCCGGATGAGCCACAGGGGAAAGAAGAGAAGTCGAGAAGGGGAAGGCAACAGCACTGAGGTCATGCAGGTCGTCGAGCACACTCCCATGGCCATCACtttctctccggaggatgctcagggtattcagatgccccatgacgaTGCCTTGTCATTGAGGCCATCATTCACAACTATCGGGTGA